Part of the Labilibaculum antarcticum genome, AACTTGGTTGCAATAACTGCGAATCAGGCTGCAGGATTATAATAAAATAGATATCAAATTAATAATAAAACAAAATTCCAATGAACGTTCTAGTTTTTAATTGTGGCAGCTCTTCTTTAAAGTATCAGTTGTTGCATATGGGTGAGGAAGCCACTTTGCTGGCTAAAGGTTGTATTGAGAGAATAGGCCTTAAAGAAGGAATTTTAACTCACAAAACAGAAGGAAAAAGTAATTTCGAGCTTGTACAGGATATTCCAAATCATACAGTAGCAATTGATCTTGTGTTGAAAGCACTTGTAAATCCTGAGCATGGTGTAATTGCTGATATTAAGGAGATTGATGCGACAGGTCATCGTGTAGCACACGGAGGTGAGTATTTTAAAGATAGTGCTATTATTGATGCAAAAGCTAAAGAACAGATTGCAGCTTGTTGTGAATTGGCACCACTTCATAATCCTGCTAACTTAGAAGGAATTCTTTCCATGGAAAAACTTCTTCCTGGTATTCCTCAAGTTGCTGTTTTTGATACTTCATTTCATCAAACTTTGCCTCCTGTAGCATTTATGTATGGCTTGCCTTACGATTGCTACGAAGATCTTCGTGTTCGTAAATATGGATTTCACGGAACAAGTCACAAATTTGTTGCTCACAAAGCCTGTGATATTTTGGGATGGAAAATCGAAGACAAAAAAATTGTTAGCTGTCATTTGGGTAATGGAGCATCTGTTTGTGCAATTAAAGGTGGAAAATCAATCGAAACTTCAATGGGATTTACTCCAAACGAAGGTTTGTTAATGGGTACTCGTACAGGTAGCCTCGATTTAGGTGCACTTCTTTATATTTCTGAAAAGAAAAACTTGTCGATTGAAGAGGCTAACAAGATGATTAATAAGGAAAGTGGATTGGCTGGAGTTTCAGGTATTTCTTCAGACATGAGAGATTTGGAAGCTGCTGCTGAAAAAGGAAACAAAAGAGCTCAATTGGCATTGGATATGTTCACTTACAGAGTGAAAAAATTTGTAGGTTCTTATATTGCAACAATGGGTGGTGTTGATTTGGTTATTTTTACTGGTGGTATTGGTGAAAATGATATTCTTTCTCGTGAGAAAATTGTTGGAGATTTTGGATACTTAGGTCTTGATTTTGATTTTGAAAAGAATAATGGATTACGAGGAAAAGATGCTATTATTTCTAAAGAAGGATCAAAAGTAAAAGCTATGGTGATTACTACAAATGAAGAATTGGTAATTGCGCAGGATACTCAACGTCTTTTAAAGGCATAATTGATATTATTATAATGTATGAAAGCTCTGTCGTTTGGCAGAGCTTTTTTTTTTGAAAGTACTCGCTTTTATACTTTATTATTAGCTTTATCCATTAATAAAACTGTTATTTATGAATATTTATTGAAACAAAATATTACGATTATCGTTAAGGCACTAGTATTCATTACGTATTATTTTTATAGTGTAAATTGAAAACTAATCAATGATTAGAACAAGTATCATATCAATTAAAGTTTTTCTTATTCTATTATTTGTATCAGGCTCCTTTTCTTCTGAAGGACAGAGAACGAATTTTCGATTTTATCAATACAATAAAGAGAATAAACTAAATGAAGAATTGGTTAAATCCATCCGACAGGATTCTTTGGGTGTATACTATTTTGCCACAGACGACGGAGTATTATTCTTAAAGAATGATCATTTTGAGCCACTTACTTTACCCGAAGATAAATCCGGCTATTTTAAAGAATTATTTAAAAGGAAGAATGGGGATCTTTTGGCTGTTTCTGATGATGCTATCTATAAGATAACAAATTCAGTAGAGCAACCAGAAATGGAGTTATTTATTGAATGCAATACCGATCCGTCTAAACCAAAATACCCTAAGCATTTATTTGAAGATTCGAAAAACGATTTATGGATTACGGATTATAATCATATTTATAGATATAAGGAAGGGATTGTGGCAAAATACAAGATGGATGAAAAAAACATGACTTCATCTTATGCCAGATCTTTTCAGTTTTTAGAGTGTGATAATGGAAACATGATCGTTGTCTCTCAAAAGGGATGGATTTATAAGTTTGATTCTAAGCACAATGCATTTATTGAGTTAGACTTTAATTTTAACCATATTATTCAGGCCTCTTTTAAAATTGGGCCAAATGAATTTTTACTTGGATCTTCAGCAGGTGTGGTTAAAATTTTATTCGATACTCAAGGCAAAATCATTAAGAATGAAGTAATTGTAACGGATATCATTGCATCCTGTTTTGAGAAGATCTCTGATAATAAATTATTATTGGGAACATTTTTTCAAGGATTAGTAGAACTAGATATTGCTGATAAGAATAGCATTTATTCTGTAGGAGGCTTCCCATACTTTACGGTTAACGATATCTTTTTGGATGATTTTGGGAAATATTGGGTGTCAACAAATTCGGGAGCTGTTGTTATGGAAAAGAAGTTCTTTTCATATCAATTTTCAACAGCCAATTCAGAATACATTATATCTGTTAATCTTACTAATGAAGGAAGTGTGAATTTTGCTGGTCGAAACAGTGTTTTTAATGTAGATAGCCAAAAAAATATCGAAAGCATACCTTTCACTTTTGAGGGATCGTTAAATGTTTTTAAGACCTTCGGAGATATAACTTTACTGGGAACAGAGCAAGGTCGTTTGAATATTTTTAAAGGGGATGACTTCCTTTTTAATCTCAAGATTTCAGATCAGGCAGTTACCAGTATTCAGATTGTTTCGAAGAAAATTGCATGGGTTGTTGCGAACAAAGAATTATTTAAGCTTAACTTAACTACAGGTCAGGTTAAGAGTTATTTTGATTCGTTTCAAAGAAAACGTATTGTACAGGATATCTGTTTAGACACAAAACAGAATCTTTATATAGGTGCCCAATTTAAAAATTCTTATTTGTTTAAATATGATGTTGATAAGAATGAAATTGTTAATGTTAGCAAACCAATTCCTTTTGCAATTAGTGAAGATTTTTGGGTGATAGATCTGGAATTGGATCGGGATACATTGTATATGGGTACCTCAGAAGGTTTGTTAAAATACACAGAAAAGGCTTTTGAGAGAATTAATTTGGGCGAAATGTCAAATAGTGAAGTCAATTCTATCGTTTTTGATAAACAAAATTCAATCTGGGTGACTACAAGCAAAGGGGTTGTTCGTAAACGGAAAACGGATATTTCTTTATTTACGCCGGAGCAGGGCTTGCCTTCAAAAACATTCACAAATCGTAATTTGCTTGTTGATTCGGAGAATAATTTATGGGTGGGAACTTCAAATGGTATTGCTTTTGCGCAAATTTCTGATTCCATTCAGCGAACTCCAATGCCGGTAGTTTACTTGGCTGATGGCGAAGGGGTGCTTCCGAATCAAAGTGGTGCTATTTCGATGAGCGCCAACTCAATGTTATTGTTGGATGTTGCAGCCAGTATTTATCCGCAAAAGAGAAATAAATTTCAATATTGTACGGTTCAAAACTATCAAAAAGATAGTGATTGGAAAGAATTATCTGCAAAAAATCAGATTTTAATATCAGATCTAAAACCAGGAGAATACCAAATTTGTATTCGTGGAAAACATGAAGGAAATTATGCATGGAGTGAACATTGTATTATTGAGCTTGAAGTAGAACAGCAGTGGTATTTAAGATGGTATACTTTTTTTATTGAATTTTTAATAATATTTCTTCTAATCTATGTTACAAACGAATATAGCAAGAGGCGAACTCAGAAAAATCTATTGGCCTTAGAGAAGATAGTTTCAGATAGAACCATGGAGCTACAAAAGGTTAATGAAAATTTAGCAACTGCGAATATTGCAAAAGATAAATTTCTATCTATAATTGCGCACGATTTGAGAAATCCATTCAATGCCATTCGCGGGTTTTCATCGATTCTAATGAAAGATTCTGATATTTTATCGAAAGAGGAAAGTTTCGAGCTGATAGAAACCATTTATAGAAGTTCTGATGATACATTTAAGCTTTTGGAAAGCTTATTGGAGTGGGCTAATGTTCAAAAGGGGGATTTTAAATTAAACGCCGAAGGGTTTGATTTAAAGATGCTTATGGAAAAGAATTTAAGTATCCATAAGAGTTTGGGGATGTTGAAAGGGCTTGATGTAAAGGGTGAATTTGAACCTGTAAATGTGACAGCTGATATGGCGATGATAGATACTGTGATTCGAAATTTAATGTCGAATGCAATTAAATTTTCATTTCCTGGGCAAACCCTAGAACTAAAGTCATACAAGATGAAAGGTGATGTTGTGGTTCAGGTTTCTGATCAGGGAGTCGGGATGACAGAAAAGCAATTGAACCAACTCTTTAAGATAGATGCTGTTTCCTCTAGTGAAGGTACTGCAAATGAAACTGGGACAGGATTTGGATTAATGCTCAGTAAAGAATTTGTTGAACTCAATGGCGGGAAGATTTGGGCGGAGAGTGTTAAAGATAAGGGAACTAGTTTCTTCTTTTCAATTCCAAAAAACAAATAGTTTTTTCGCTGACAACTTGCAATCTGCAATGTAAACGATCTATATTGAGATTATTTGTAGCTTTTGACGTCTTGTTTCGAAACAATTCGTAATTATTTCCTATTTTTGCCTTACAACTTAAATAATAGGAATATTTTTCCTGAAACACACTCACTAAAAATATTGAAGATGATTACACGTTTGGATCAGATCATTGAAGTACTTAAAAACAATGAAAAAAAGCGTTTGGTAGCTGCTTATGCTAACGATTCTCATACGATCGGAGCTGTTTACGATGCAATTCAGCACGGAATTGTAGATGCTACCTTGGTTGGTGACAGAGAAACCATTGAGAAAACTTGTGCAGAACACAATTTTGATAGTAGCAAGTTTACTATTGTGCATGAGCCGGATGAATTGAAAGCAGCACAAAAAGCTGTTGAGTTGATCAATAATGGCGAAGGCGATATGATTATGAAAGGCCTTGTAAGTACAGACAAGTACATGAAGGCAATTCTAAACAAAGAAACGGGATTGATGCCTCCAAAAGCAGTTTTGAGTCATGTTACCGTAATGGAAAGTCCTAATTATCACAAATTAATAGTGTTTAGCGATGTTGCCGTTATTCCTCAGCCCGATTTAAATCAGAAAATTGCCATAACAAACTATGTGATAAATGTTGCTCGCGCTTTGGGTATCGATAAACCAAAGGTGGCTTTAATAGCTGCAACAGAACAGGTTTTACTAAAAATGGAGGCGTGTGTTCATGCAGCTATCATTTCGAAAATGGCAGACAGAGGTCAAATAAAAAATGCTTACGTTGATGGACCTTTGGCAATTGATGTGGCGATTGATAAAGAATCGGCGGAGATTAAGAAGCTGGATTCACCAGTCGCTGGTGATGCCGATTGTTTGGTATTTCCAAATATTGAATCGGGTAATGTATTTTACAAGGTGAACACCAAATTGGCAAAAGCTGAGCTGGGTGCTATGGTTGTTGGGGCTAAATGTCCGGCAATTCTTTCATCCCGCGGCGATAGTGTTAAAACGAAACTTTATTCAATTGCATTGGCTGCTTTAGTAGCTCAAAATAAGTAACAGTAGCAAGTAACAAGGAATAAGTGCCAAGGGACAAGTACCAAGGGACAAGTACTAAGGAACAAGTACCAAGGAACAAGTACCAAGGAACAAGTACCAAGGAACAAGTACCAAGGAACAAGTACCAAGGAACAAGTACCAAGGAACAAGTACCAAGGGACGAGTACTAATGAACAAGTAACAAGTACCAAGGAATAAGGGCAAGTGTTGCGTTTTGTCTTGATGCTTATTGGCATATTTAACGTCTAAAATCTTAAGGAAATGGCCCCAATACGTTCACTCGATCAAATGGTTGAGCACCTTCGCGAGAGCGGAAAGAAAAAGAAAATAGCTGTTGCGTATGCACAGGATCCAAATACAATTGGTGCAATTGCCAAGGCTATAGCTGAAGGTTTTGTTGAGGCTGTTATGATTGGTGATAAAGTTGAGATCAGAAATAAAGCCAAAGCGGAAGGAATCAATCCTGATATTTTTACCATTGTTCATATTCCTAATGATGTTGCGGCTACTATTGAAGCGGTTCGTATGGCTCGTGCCGACGAGGTAGATGTGGTGATGAAAGGATTGGTTGGAACAGATAAATTCCTGAAAGCAGTCTTGAACAAAGAGCATGGTTTATTGCCTCCTAAAGCGGTAATGAGTTACGTTTGTGCATTGGATTTACCAAAATACAATAAGCTTTTGTTTGTTTCCGATACAGCGGTATTGCCTTTTCCTGATTTGAATCAGAAAATTGCCATGCTTAACTATTCTGTGAAAATGGCTAATAAATTCGGAATCGAAAAACCAAAAGTGGCCTTGATATCTGCTACTGAGAAACCAAATGCAGCGTTTCCATCTAGTATCGATGATGCAATTATTTGCAAAATGGCCGATCGTGGTCAAATAACAGATTGTATTGTTGATGGACCTTTGGATGTTTTCCTTGCTTGCGATCCTGCAGCTGTTGAGATCAAAGGAATTTCAACACCAATTAACGGTGAGGCTGATTGTCTGGTATTTCCATCATTAGAAGCGTGCAACTCGTTCTATAAAGGACTAATGTTGTTTGCAGGTGGCGAATTGGCCGGTTTAATTCAGGGAACGACAAAACCTGTTGTGGTAATGTCGCGAAGCGAAAGCGAAAAATCAAAATTCTATTGCATTGCTCTGTCGGTTTTAATGGCAGACTAAAATAATTGGTAATTATCAATTTATAATTGAAGAGACACGAACTATCGTGTCTCTTTTTTTGCGTAAAGAAGTTTAACCAAGAAGGAAAAAGAAGTCCTTCACAAAGTCGTACAAGGTTTTATCTCTGTGTCACTCGGTGTTCTCAGTGGTAAGTTTTTTTTTAATTCAGAATTATTAATTCATAACTCATAATTCAATTCCTATCTTTGCCAAATGACAAACACAAAACCATATTGCCTGATGCCATGGATACATTATCATGTTGGAAATGCAGGCAGAGTAAAAGCATGTTGTGTTGCCAATATTCCTTACGGAGATTGCAATACTCAATCTTTTGCCGAAATATGGAATGGTGATGCCATCAACGAATTGAGAGCAAAGTTTGCCAAAGGTGAGAAAGATTCACGTTGTGCAGTTTGTTCCCGCTTAGAGGAAGCAGGAGGGAAGAGCATCCGACAGGAGACTCATGAGAAGTTTGGTGCTATATTTCAGGAGCAGGAAACGAATTTGCCTTTTACTTTTGATATCCGCTTTTCAAATGCCTGCAATTTTGCCTGCCGCACCTGTTGGCATGGTGCCAGTTCTGGATGGTTTCCTGAGGCCAAACTAATGAAACGTAATTTAGGTGAGAAGGCCCTATTACAGAATATTCAGGATTTCGATGCATTTATTGAAGAAACAGGAGAAGCCTTACTGCAAGCCAAAGAAATTTACTTTGCGGGTGGTGAGCCTTTGGTTACCAAAGAACATTACCTATTGCTCGATTGGCTGGTGAAAAATAAAGCCACACAAATTGATTTGCGATACAACACTAACTTTTCCCTGTTACAAATGGGAGAGTACAATGTGTTGAATTACTGGAAACTCTTTAGTAAAGTGGAGATTTTATCGAGCATTGATGCACATGGAAAGCTTGGAGAGTATATTCGAAAGGGATTTGATTGGGAGCAATACAAACAAAATCGGGAATTGATTCGCAAACACAAGCACATCAAATTTCTCATTGCGCCAACCATTTCGGTTTTCTCCATTTTTAATTTGCCTGCTTTGTACCAGATTTGTTTGCTGGAGCAGATTATAGAAGCCGATGGCCTTTACATTAATATGCTCGATCGACCCTTGCATTACAACACAAAAGCTTTACCCGAAGATTACAAACAAAAGGTCGTTACAGAATACAAAGCGTTTTATGATTGGGCAAATAAAAAGCAAATTCCCAAATCTGTAATTAGTCAATTTAAAGAATGTGAACGCTACATGCTAAGTGATGATCTCTCGAAACAATGGAAGAATTTCCAAAAAGAAACCGCTCTTTTGGATGAGATGAGGGGAGAGAACGTTGGGGCTGTTTTGAAGTTTTAAATTACTTTGTTTTGGAGCTATTCCAAGCTTCAACCTTCGGTATTTCTTTTTTTAGGGGAATTTCCGACAGGGGAAAGGGTGTTTTTGTATTATTTTTATCCTTATCCAGAGAAATCCGTTTTTATCGAATAGATCCTTCACTTCGTTAAGGATGATATGCTTATAGAACTGTGACCCCGAGGTGTCGAGGGATCTGCTAATCCAAGATCTTATCGTTATTTTGTCTTCAAGCCAGACGGGCTTTTACTTTTTTGCTTAGATCAAAAAAGCAAAAAAAAAATCAAGTCAATCGAAAAGCTCTTCTGCTTTCCAAATAATCATTAGTTGCACGCGGCACGCTCGATTGACGGCATTTGCTCATACTTGTTTTTCAAAAAACTATCTTTTCAATATTTAACAAATACAAACTATTTAAGCGTAGCAAAGTGAAATCTGTGAGATGGTTAAAGCATATCTGTAATTGTTATCCCAATCTATTTTATCATTGGACATTAGGTTCTCAGTTGACCTAAGATTGAATTGACTGCATAATAAGAGCTGTATGTATTAAAATCAAGTTTGAACTTGCCTAAAAAGCAATGCGTAGTAGGTATTATGCTTGAATTTGTGCTTTACCGTTCGGTAAACAGGAATGTAGTACTAGTTGTCTTAAAATCAGATCATGTTGATATGTATTTGATGGTAGTTTTATTAAATAACAAGCATTGAATAGTGAATTTGTATATGATGAAGTGTGGGCACGCTTGTCTTGCAGGTTTACGGCTTTTGGAGTGGTGGTTACTTGTTTTCTTACATCCCCGGGAAGGGGTATAGATGAAAAATGCACGGCATGTCTGTTGGAAACAGTAGGAATTAAGCGCGCGTATTTGTTCTTTAGATTACTGTTTATTAATTGGGGTTAATTCCTTTTGTTTTACATCATGTAAAAATAAAAACTCATGAAGATATACATAAAAAATGAATAGTGAAACAGGGAAATGTATTCGGTTGCTCATT contains:
- a CDS encoding phosphate acyltransferase; translated protein: MAPIRSLDQMVEHLRESGKKKKIAVAYAQDPNTIGAIAKAIAEGFVEAVMIGDKVEIRNKAKAEGINPDIFTIVHIPNDVAATIEAVRMARADEVDVVMKGLVGTDKFLKAVLNKEHGLLPPKAVMSYVCALDLPKYNKLLFVSDTAVLPFPDLNQKIAMLNYSVKMANKFGIEKPKVALISATEKPNAAFPSSIDDAIICKMADRGQITDCIVDGPLDVFLACDPAAVEIKGISTPINGEADCLVFPSLEACNSFYKGLMLFAGGELAGLIQGTTKPVVVMSRSESEKSKFYCIALSVLMAD
- a CDS encoding sensor histidine kinase, translating into MIRTSIISIKVFLILLFVSGSFSSEGQRTNFRFYQYNKENKLNEELVKSIRQDSLGVYYFATDDGVLFLKNDHFEPLTLPEDKSGYFKELFKRKNGDLLAVSDDAIYKITNSVEQPEMELFIECNTDPSKPKYPKHLFEDSKNDLWITDYNHIYRYKEGIVAKYKMDEKNMTSSYARSFQFLECDNGNMIVVSQKGWIYKFDSKHNAFIELDFNFNHIIQASFKIGPNEFLLGSSAGVVKILFDTQGKIIKNEVIVTDIIASCFEKISDNKLLLGTFFQGLVELDIADKNSIYSVGGFPYFTVNDIFLDDFGKYWVSTNSGAVVMEKKFFSYQFSTANSEYIISVNLTNEGSVNFAGRNSVFNVDSQKNIESIPFTFEGSLNVFKTFGDITLLGTEQGRLNIFKGDDFLFNLKISDQAVTSIQIVSKKIAWVVANKELFKLNLTTGQVKSYFDSFQRKRIVQDICLDTKQNLYIGAQFKNSYLFKYDVDKNEIVNVSKPIPFAISEDFWVIDLELDRDTLYMGTSEGLLKYTEKAFERINLGEMSNSEVNSIVFDKQNSIWVTTSKGVVRKRKTDISLFTPEQGLPSKTFTNRNLLVDSENNLWVGTSNGIAFAQISDSIQRTPMPVVYLADGEGVLPNQSGAISMSANSMLLLDVAASIYPQKRNKFQYCTVQNYQKDSDWKELSAKNQILISDLKPGEYQICIRGKHEGNYAWSEHCIIELEVEQQWYLRWYTFFIEFLIIFLLIYVTNEYSKRRTQKNLLALEKIVSDRTMELQKVNENLATANIAKDKFLSIIAHDLRNPFNAIRGFSSILMKDSDILSKEESFELIETIYRSSDDTFKLLESLLEWANVQKGDFKLNAEGFDLKMLMEKNLSIHKSLGMLKGLDVKGEFEPVNVTADMAMIDTVIRNLMSNAIKFSFPGQTLELKSYKMKGDVVVQVSDQGVGMTEKQLNQLFKIDAVSSSEGTANETGTGFGLMLSKEFVELNGGKIWAESVKDKGTSFFFSIPKNK
- a CDS encoding twitch domain-containing radical SAM protein translates to MTNTKPYCLMPWIHYHVGNAGRVKACCVANIPYGDCNTQSFAEIWNGDAINELRAKFAKGEKDSRCAVCSRLEEAGGKSIRQETHEKFGAIFQEQETNLPFTFDIRFSNACNFACRTCWHGASSGWFPEAKLMKRNLGEKALLQNIQDFDAFIEETGEALLQAKEIYFAGGEPLVTKEHYLLLDWLVKNKATQIDLRYNTNFSLLQMGEYNVLNYWKLFSKVEILSSIDAHGKLGEYIRKGFDWEQYKQNRELIRKHKHIKFLIAPTISVFSIFNLPALYQICLLEQIIEADGLYINMLDRPLHYNTKALPEDYKQKVVTEYKAFYDWANKKQIPKSVISQFKECERYMLSDDLSKQWKNFQKETALLDEMRGENVGAVLKF
- a CDS encoding acetate/propionate family kinase; the encoded protein is MNVLVFNCGSSSLKYQLLHMGEEATLLAKGCIERIGLKEGILTHKTEGKSNFELVQDIPNHTVAIDLVLKALVNPEHGVIADIKEIDATGHRVAHGGEYFKDSAIIDAKAKEQIAACCELAPLHNPANLEGILSMEKLLPGIPQVAVFDTSFHQTLPPVAFMYGLPYDCYEDLRVRKYGFHGTSHKFVAHKACDILGWKIEDKKIVSCHLGNGASVCAIKGGKSIETSMGFTPNEGLLMGTRTGSLDLGALLYISEKKNLSIEEANKMINKESGLAGVSGISSDMRDLEAAAEKGNKRAQLALDMFTYRVKKFVGSYIATMGGVDLVIFTGGIGENDILSREKIVGDFGYLGLDFDFEKNNGLRGKDAIISKEGSKVKAMVITTNEELVIAQDTQRLLKA
- a CDS encoding bifunctional enoyl-CoA hydratase/phosphate acetyltransferase, coding for MITRLDQIIEVLKNNEKKRLVAAYANDSHTIGAVYDAIQHGIVDATLVGDRETIEKTCAEHNFDSSKFTIVHEPDELKAAQKAVELINNGEGDMIMKGLVSTDKYMKAILNKETGLMPPKAVLSHVTVMESPNYHKLIVFSDVAVIPQPDLNQKIAITNYVINVARALGIDKPKVALIAATEQVLLKMEACVHAAIISKMADRGQIKNAYVDGPLAIDVAIDKESAEIKKLDSPVAGDADCLVFPNIESGNVFYKVNTKLAKAELGAMVVGAKCPAILSSRGDSVKTKLYSIALAALVAQNK